A genomic region of Pseudomonas migulae contains the following coding sequences:
- a CDS encoding HDOD domain-containing protein, with product MSELADKVQQDLVEAIDNDDLVLPTLPEVALQIRKAAEDPEISVSTLSKVIGRDTALSARLIKVVNSPLLRATQEVTDLHTAITRLGINYSSNLAIGLVMEQIFHARSDVVEKKMRDVWRKSLEIAGVSYALCRNYTQLKPDQAALGGLVHQIGVLPILTYAEDHYELLSDPVSLNHVIDQIHPLLGDKLLRVWEFPEMLVQVPGLYLDFKRESERVDYVDLVQVASLYCHKDTDHPIARIDPLSVPAFRKLGIDPENEAMCRDLEESRSMFY from the coding sequence ATGAGTGAGCTGGCGGATAAGGTCCAACAGGATTTGGTTGAGGCCATCGATAACGATGACCTGGTTCTGCCGACATTACCGGAAGTGGCCCTGCAGATTCGCAAGGCCGCTGAAGACCCGGAAATCAGTGTCAGTACCCTGAGTAAAGTGATCGGCCGTGACACCGCGTTGTCGGCGCGCCTGATCAAAGTGGTCAACAGCCCACTCCTTCGCGCGACCCAGGAAGTCACTGACTTGCACACGGCCATCACGCGCCTGGGCATCAACTACAGCAGCAACCTGGCCATTGGCCTGGTCATGGAGCAGATTTTCCACGCGCGTTCCGACGTGGTGGAGAAAAAAATGCGCGATGTCTGGCGCAAAAGCCTGGAAATCGCCGGCGTCAGCTACGCATTGTGCCGCAACTACACCCAACTCAAACCTGATCAGGCGGCACTCGGCGGGCTGGTGCATCAGATCGGCGTATTGCCGATCCTGACCTACGCCGAAGACCATTACGAGCTGCTATCGGACCCGGTCAGCCTGAATCATGTGATCGACCAGATTCACCCGCTGCTCGGCGACAAGTTGCTGCGGGTCTGGGAATTTCCGGAAATGCTGGTACAAGTGCCGGGGCTGTATCTGGACTTCAAGCGTGAGTCCGAGCGCGTCGACTATGTGGATCTGGTGCAGGTGGCCAGTTTGTATTGCCACAAGGACACCGACCATCCCATCGCCCGTATCGACCCGCTCAGCGTGCCGGCCTTCAGGAAGCTCGGGATCGATCCGGAGAACGAAGCGATGTGCAGGGATCTGGAAGAGTCGCGGTCGATGTTTTACTAG
- a CDS encoding protein YgfX, translating into MSSPSNGFECRWHASRQLLAAYLLAQLFALGSFIFLSIPVWASSLGALCCLAHGVWALPRQILLTHPQAFSGLRRDTDGWQLWSQAAGWQAVQLQRDSLALPLVVVLRFRLQGERRIRSICVPRDSQAADLHRRLRVRLTFSRRRWAAPE; encoded by the coding sequence GTGTCCAGCCCAAGTAATGGGTTCGAATGCCGCTGGCATGCCTCACGGCAGTTGCTGGCGGCGTATCTGTTGGCTCAGCTGTTCGCGCTGGGTTCGTTTATTTTTCTTTCGATACCGGTCTGGGCCAGTTCGCTCGGTGCCTTGTGCTGTCTGGCGCATGGCGTTTGGGCATTGCCACGACAGATTTTGCTGACACATCCACAAGCGTTTAGCGGTTTGCGTCGCGATACGGATGGCTGGCAGTTATGGAGTCAGGCGGCCGGTTGGCAGGCGGTTCAGCTGCAGCGGGACAGCCTGGCGTTGCCGTTGGTCGTGGTGTTGCGTTTTCGTTTGCAGGGCGAGCGGCGGATCCGGTCGATTTGCGTGCCACGGGATTCGCAGGCGGCGGATCTGCACAGACGCCTGCGGGTTCGGCTCACGTTCAGTCGGCGTAGGTGGGCGGCACCAGAATAG
- the ygfZ gene encoding CAF17-like 4Fe-4S cluster assembly/insertion protein YgfZ, whose amino-acid sequence MADSAFFCTLTHEGVLAVRGADAGKFLQGQLTCNLNYLSDTQSSLGARCTQKGRMQSSFRILLQGDGVLMAMATELLEPQLADLKKYAVFSKSKLTDESAAWVRFGVNHGDAALISLGLDLPADTDSVARNDGLIAVRVSPDRAELWVAADQADAIKGRLAALLTEGDLNQWLLGQIRAGIGQVMPSTRELFIPQMLNLQAVGGVSFKKGCYTGQEIVARMQYLGKLKRRLYRLKLDANDLPEPGTQLFSPTHGSSIGEVVLAAHTGQNIELLAVLQAEAAEGGDVHLGALEGPALHLLDLPYELDRDREIQR is encoded by the coding sequence ATGGCCGATTCTGCTTTTTTCTGCACCCTGACTCACGAAGGCGTTCTCGCGGTCCGCGGCGCGGATGCCGGTAAATTCCTGCAAGGCCAACTGACCTGCAACCTCAACTACCTGAGCGACACCCAGTCCAGCCTCGGCGCGCGCTGCACCCAGAAAGGCCGGATGCAATCGAGTTTCCGCATTCTGCTGCAAGGTGACGGCGTGCTCATGGCCATGGCCACCGAGCTGTTGGAACCGCAACTGGCGGACCTGAAAAAATACGCGGTGTTCTCCAAGTCCAAATTGACCGATGAAAGCGCCGCATGGGTCCGCTTCGGTGTTAACCATGGCGATGCCGCCCTGATCAGCCTGGGCCTTGACCTGCCGGCAGACACCGACAGCGTTGCGCGCAATGACGGGCTGATCGCTGTCCGCGTTTCGCCGGACCGTGCCGAGCTCTGGGTTGCCGCCGATCAGGCCGACGCCATCAAAGGCCGGTTAGCTGCCCTGTTGACCGAAGGCGATCTCAATCAATGGCTGCTGGGTCAGATCCGCGCAGGGATCGGCCAGGTCATGCCGAGCACCCGCGAGCTGTTCATTCCGCAGATGCTCAACCTGCAAGCGGTCGGCGGCGTGAGTTTCAAAAAGGGTTGCTACACCGGCCAGGAAATCGTCGCGCGGATGCAGTACCTGGGCAAACTCAAGCGCCGCTTGTATCGTCTCAAGCTGGACGCCAATGACTTGCCTGAGCCCGGCACTCAACTGTTCTCCCCGACCCACGGCAGTTCCATCGGCGAAGTGGTGCTCGCCGCACACACCGGACAAAACATTGAGCTCCTGGCCGTGCTGCAAGCCGAAGCAGCCGAAGGCGGTGATGTCCATCTGGGCGCACTCGAAGGGCCAGCCCTGCACCTGCTCGACCTGCCTTATGAACTGGATCGCGATCGCGAGATCCAGCGTTAA
- a CDS encoding sensor histidine kinase, producing the protein MHKPSSLRWRLLWNLALLLVVLMLASGLSAYWNGREAADTAYDRTLLASARTIAAGVSQRDGSLSADVPYVALDTFAYDSAGRIFYLVNDINQKLISGYENLPPPPPGTPRTDDYPALARFYNATYQGQNVRVVSLLKPVSEPNMNGMAEIRVAETDEARVSMARSLAADTLLRLGMLAVGALLMVWFAVSAALRPLERLRTAVEERQSDDLRPLPLVEVQHELWPLVRALNHFTERLRGQFERQAQFIADAAHELRTPLAALKARLELGLRSTEPETWRNTLETAAQGTDRLTHLANQLLSLARVENGARAIAEGGAQLLDLSQLARELGMAMAPLAHARGVALALEADEPVWLRGEPTLLNELLSNLVDNALAHTPSGGNVILRVSAPAVLEVEDDGPGIPLEERDRVFERFYRRNQQVAGSGLGLAIVGEICRAHLAQISLHDGEQAGLKVRVSFIAG; encoded by the coding sequence ATGCATAAGCCCAGCAGCCTGCGCTGGCGGTTGCTGTGGAACCTCGCGCTGTTGCTGGTGGTGTTGATGCTGGCCAGTGGTTTGAGCGCGTACTGGAACGGGCGCGAGGCCGCCGACACCGCGTACGACCGGACCTTGCTGGCCTCGGCACGAACCATCGCCGCCGGGGTGTCCCAGCGCGATGGCAGCCTCAGCGCCGACGTGCCCTACGTGGCCCTCGATACCTTTGCCTACGACAGCGCCGGGCGGATTTTCTACCTGGTCAATGACATCAACCAGAAGTTGATCTCCGGTTACGAAAACCTGCCGCCCCCGCCGCCGGGCACGCCGCGCACCGATGACTATCCGGCGCTCGCACGTTTCTACAACGCAACGTATCAGGGGCAGAACGTGCGGGTGGTGAGCCTGCTCAAACCCGTGAGCGAGCCGAACATGAACGGCATGGCGGAAATCCGCGTGGCGGAAACCGATGAAGCGCGGGTCAGCATGGCTCGTAGCCTGGCGGCGGACACGTTGCTGCGATTAGGCATGCTGGCGGTCGGCGCATTGCTGATGGTCTGGTTTGCAGTCAGTGCGGCGTTGCGTCCATTGGAGCGCTTGCGCACGGCGGTGGAGGAGCGGCAGTCCGACGATCTGCGGCCGCTGCCGTTGGTGGAAGTGCAGCACGAATTGTGGCCGCTGGTGCGCGCGCTCAATCACTTTACCGAGCGCCTGCGCGGGCAGTTCGAACGACAGGCGCAATTCATCGCCGATGCTGCCCATGAACTGCGCACGCCACTGGCGGCGCTCAAGGCCCGGCTTGAACTGGGCCTGCGCTCGACCGAACCGGAGACTTGGCGCAACACCTTGGAAACAGCCGCACAAGGGACGGACCGCTTGACCCATCTGGCCAACCAACTGCTCTCATTGGCGCGGGTCGAGAACGGTGCCCGGGCGATCGCCGAGGGCGGCGCGCAGTTGCTGGACTTGAGTCAGCTGGCCCGCGAACTCGGCATGGCCATGGCGCCGCTGGCCCATGCCCGCGGCGTGGCATTGGCGCTGGAGGCGGACGAGCCGGTTTGGCTGCGCGGTGAGCCGACGCTGTTGAATGAGCTATTGAGCAATCTGGTGGATAACGCCTTGGCCCATACGCCGTCCGGCGGCAATGTGATCCTGCGGGTTTCGGCACCGGCGGTGCTGGAGGTCGAGGACGACGGTCCGGGGATTCCTCTTGAAGAACGCGACCGGGTGTTCGAGCGCTTCTATCGACGCAATCAGCAAGTCGCCGGCTCGGGATTGGGGTTGGCGATTGTTGGCGAGATTTGCCGTGCGCATTTGGCGCAGATCAGCCTGCACGATGGTGAGCAGGCGGGGTTGAAGGTGCGGGTGAGTTTTATCGCGGGGTAA
- a CDS encoding Bug family tripartite tricarboxylate transporter substrate binding protein produces the protein MNQSLRRFALAASCMLFAGQLMAEPKRPECIAPASPGGGFDLTCKLAQSALVNEKLLTKPMRVTYMPGGVGAVAYNAVVAQRPADAGTLVAWSSGSLLNLAQGKFGRFDETNVRWLAAVGTSYGAIAVKSDSPYKTLDDLVQALKKDPSKVVIGSGGTVGSQDWMQTALIAKAAGINPRDLRYVALEGGGEIATALLGGHIQVGSTDISDSMPHIQSGDMRLLAVFSEKRLDEPEMKDIPTAKEQGYDIVWPVVRGFYLGPKVSDEDYAWWKDSFDKLLASPEFAKLRDQRELFPFAMTGPELDTYVKKQVADYKVLAKEFGLIQ, from the coding sequence ATGAATCAATCACTGCGCCGTTTCGCCCTCGCCGCCAGCTGCATGCTGTTCGCCGGCCAATTGATGGCCGAGCCGAAACGCCCGGAATGCATCGCCCCGGCCTCGCCCGGCGGCGGTTTCGACCTGACCTGCAAACTGGCGCAGAGCGCGCTGGTCAACGAAAAACTGCTGACCAAACCGATGCGCGTGACCTACATGCCGGGCGGTGTCGGCGCAGTGGCGTATAACGCGGTGGTCGCACAGCGTCCGGCCGATGCGGGCACACTCGTGGCGTGGTCCAGCGGATCGCTGTTGAACCTGGCGCAGGGCAAGTTCGGTCGCTTCGATGAAACCAACGTGCGCTGGCTGGCCGCCGTCGGCACCAGCTACGGCGCCATCGCGGTGAAAAGCGATTCGCCTTACAAGACCCTGGACGATCTCGTTCAAGCGTTGAAGAAAGATCCGAGCAAAGTGGTGATCGGTTCCGGCGGCACCGTCGGCAGCCAGGACTGGATGCAAACCGCGCTGATTGCCAAGGCCGCCGGGATCAACCCGCGCGACTTGCGCTACGTCGCCCTCGAAGGTGGCGGTGAAATTGCCACCGCGCTGCTCGGCGGCCACATTCAGGTCGGCAGCACCGACATCTCCGACTCCATGCCGCACATTCAGAGCGGCGACATGCGCCTGCTGGCGGTGTTCTCCGAGAAACGCCTGGACGAGCCGGAAATGAAAGACATTCCGACCGCCAAGGAGCAAGGCTACGACATCGTCTGGCCAGTGGTTCGCGGTTTCTACCTCGGGCCAAAAGTCAGCGATGAAGACTACGCCTGGTGGAAAGACTCCTTCGACAAACTGCTGGCCTCACCCGAATTCGCCAAGCTGCGCGATCAGCGTGAACTGTTCCCGTTCGCCATGACCGGCCCGGAGCTGGACACCTACGTGAAGAAGCAGGTCGCGGACTACAAAGTGCTGGCCAAAGAGTTCGGCCTGATTCAGTGA
- a CDS encoding enoyl-CoA hydratase/isomerase family protein, with product MNLHFEELTGTDGARIGVASLDAEKSLNALSLPMINALRDQLDAWAKEPQIVCVLLRGKGAKAFCAGGEVRSLVEACRAHPGEVPPLAAHFFAAEYRLDYSLHTYPKPLICWGHGYVLGGGMGLLQGANIRIVTPSSRLAMPEISIGLYPDVGASWFLSRLPGKLGLFLGLTGAHMNGRDAIDLDLADRFLLDEQQGELIEGLLQLNWQEQTPMQLNSLLKALQQEALAQMPEAQWLPRRQQIDELLDVSNVECAWKAISQQRDSTDLLLSRAARTMSEGSPLTAHLVWEQIARARHMSLAQVFQMEYTLSLNCCRHPEFSEGVRARLIDKDQKPHWHWPDINNVPDAVVEAHFHKVWEGRHPLADL from the coding sequence ATGAATCTGCACTTCGAAGAACTCACCGGCACCGACGGCGCCCGCATCGGCGTTGCCAGCCTGGATGCTGAAAAGTCCCTGAACGCCCTGTCCTTGCCGATGATCAACGCCTTGCGCGATCAATTGGACGCCTGGGCCAAGGAGCCGCAAATCGTCTGCGTATTATTACGCGGCAAAGGTGCCAAGGCCTTTTGCGCCGGCGGCGAAGTGCGCAGCCTGGTGGAAGCCTGTCGCGCACATCCCGGTGAAGTACCGCCGCTGGCCGCGCATTTCTTCGCGGCGGAATACCGGCTGGACTACAGCCTGCACACCTACCCAAAACCGTTGATCTGCTGGGGCCACGGGTATGTGCTGGGAGGCGGCATGGGCCTGCTGCAGGGCGCAAACATCCGCATCGTCACGCCGAGCAGCCGATTGGCGATGCCGGAAATCAGCATTGGTTTGTACCCGGATGTCGGCGCCAGTTGGTTTCTGTCGCGCCTGCCCGGCAAGCTCGGTTTGTTCCTCGGCCTGACCGGTGCGCACATGAACGGTCGGGATGCGATCGATCTGGACCTGGCCGACCGTTTCCTGCTCGATGAACAGCAGGGAGAGCTGATCGAAGGCCTGCTGCAATTGAACTGGCAGGAACAGACGCCCATGCAGCTCAACAGTCTGCTCAAGGCCTTGCAGCAGGAAGCGCTCGCACAGATGCCCGAAGCCCAATGGCTGCCACGTCGTCAGCAGATCGATGAACTGCTGGACGTCAGTAACGTGGAATGCGCCTGGAAAGCCATCAGCCAACAGCGTGATAGCACCGACCTGCTACTCAGCCGTGCTGCGCGGACAATGAGTGAAGGTTCACCGCTGACCGCTCATCTGGTGTGGGAACAAATTGCCCGCGCCCGGCATATGTCGCTGGCTCAGGTTTTTCAGATGGAATACACCTTGAGCCTCAACTGCTGCCGTCATCCGGAATTCAGCGAAGGCGTACGGGCGCGATTGATCGACAAGGATCAGAAACCGCACTGGCATTGGCCGGACATCAATAATGTGCCGGATGCGGTGGTGGAGGCGCATTTTCATAAGGTTTGGGAGGGGCGGCATCCGCTGGCGGATTTGTAA
- a CDS encoding succinate dehydrogenase assembly factor 2 has product MVEDVELNRLYWHSRRGMLELDVLLVPFVKEVYPHLNDVDRDCYRKLLECEDQDMFGWFMERAESEDPELQRMVRMILDRVQPK; this is encoded by the coding sequence ATGGTCGAAGATGTTGAACTGAATCGCCTCTACTGGCATAGCCGTCGCGGCATGCTTGAACTTGACGTGTTGCTGGTACCGTTCGTGAAAGAGGTTTACCCGCACCTCAACGATGTCGACCGCGATTGCTACCGCAAACTGCTCGAATGCGAAGATCAGGACATGTTCGGCTGGTTCATGGAGCGCGCCGAATCGGAAGATCCGGAGCTTCAGCGCATGGTTCGCATGATCCTGGATCGTGTCCAGCCCAAGTAA
- the ung gene encoding uracil-DNA glycosylase — protein MTADDRIKLEPGWKEALRAEFDQPYMAELRNFLQQERAAGKEIYPPGPMIFNALNSTPLDKVKVVILGQDPYHGPGQAHGLCFSVQPGVPAPPSLVNIYKELKRDLNIDIPNHGYLQSWADQGVLMLNTTMTVERANANAHKDKGWQFFTDRIIEVVSQQQPHLVFMLWGAHAQSKQKLIDATKHLVLTSVHPSPLSAYRGFLGCGHFSRTNKFLEQNGETPIEWRLPPV, from the coding sequence ATGACTGCTGATGACCGTATCAAACTCGAACCGGGCTGGAAGGAGGCACTGCGTGCTGAGTTCGACCAGCCCTACATGGCAGAGTTGCGCAATTTCCTGCAACAGGAACGTGCGGCGGGCAAGGAAATCTATCCTCCGGGACCGATGATTTTCAATGCACTCAACTCGACGCCGCTGGACAAGGTCAAGGTCGTCATCCTCGGTCAGGACCCTTATCACGGCCCGGGCCAGGCCCATGGCTTGTGCTTCTCGGTGCAACCGGGCGTACCGGCGCCGCCGTCGCTGGTGAACATCTATAAAGAGTTGAAACGCGACCTGAACATCGACATTCCCAATCACGGCTACCTGCAGAGCTGGGCCGACCAGGGCGTGCTGATGCTCAATACCACCATGACCGTTGAGCGCGCCAATGCCAATGCGCACAAGGACAAGGGCTGGCAGTTTTTTACGGATCGGATCATTGAAGTGGTCAGTCAGCAGCAACCGCATCTGGTGTTCATGCTGTGGGGCGCGCATGCCCAGAGCAAGCAGAAACTGATCGATGCGACCAAGCATCTGGTGCTGACGTCGGTGCATCCGTCACCGCTGTCCGCTTATCGCGGTTTTCTTGGGTGCGGGCACTTCAGTCGGACCAACAAGTTTCTTGAGCAGAATGGCGAGACGCCGATTGAGTGGCGGTTACCGCCAGTCTAA
- a CDS encoding tripartite tricarboxylate transporter TctB family protein: MLLQRIFASVLLLACLSLVLMAWPYQAPFSYEPIGPRAFPLLMLGLMGLGLVYMVYRPSPIKHTDEDPPMDRETLTKIGLCVLLLLVFAGLFEPLGFILSSILIGIPMARLYGGRWLPGAVIICLMSIGLYLLFDKVMDVPLPLGLLDVLEN, encoded by the coding sequence ATGCTCTTACAACGCATTTTTGCGTCGGTGCTGTTGCTGGCCTGTCTCAGCCTGGTGCTGATGGCCTGGCCCTACCAGGCACCTTTTTCCTACGAACCAATCGGACCACGGGCCTTTCCCCTGTTGATGCTGGGCCTGATGGGCCTGGGACTGGTTTACATGGTGTATCGCCCCTCGCCGATCAAACACACCGATGAAGATCCGCCGATGGATCGCGAAACCCTGACCAAGATTGGCCTCTGCGTGTTGCTGCTGCTGGTATTCGCCGGATTGTTCGAACCTCTGGGCTTTATCCTCAGCAGCATATTGATCGGCATTCCGATGGCGCGCCTGTACGGCGGACGCTGGTTGCCGGGCGCGGTGATCATCTGCCTGATGAGCATCGGTCTGTACCTGCTGTTCGACAAAGTCATGGACGTGCCACTGCCTCTGGGCCTGCTCGACGTTCTGGAGAACTGA
- a CDS encoding tripartite tricarboxylate transporter permease has product MDTLGYLSHGFGVALTPYNLVTALSGTLIGTVVGLLPGLGPINGVALLIPIAFALGLPPESALILLAAVYLGCEYGGRISSILLNIPGEASTVMTTLDGYPMARQGMAGVALSLSAWSSFIGAFIATCGMVVFAPILAKWAIAFGPAEYFVLMVFAIVCLGGMAGDRPLKTFIAALIGLFLSTVGIDANSGVYRFTGDNIHLTDGIQFVVLVLGLFSISEILLLLEKTHRGQEAFQATGRMMFNFKEAASVFWVNMRCGVLGFIMGVLPGAGATLASAVAYMTEKRIAGPSGKFGQGDKRGLAAPETAIGAEACGALVPMLTLGVPGSGTTAVMIGALSLYNITPGPLLFQQQPDIVWGLIASLFVANIMLVILNIPMIRIFTRILAVPNWALVPMIAIITAIGVFAVHATTFDLFLMIGIGIFGYILRKLDFPLSPVLLGFILGGLMEQNLRRALSISNGSLEILWSSGITMGVWALIAVMLLVPILRIWRKRSVARRAIADV; this is encoded by the coding sequence ATGGATACGCTTGGTTATTTGAGTCATGGCTTTGGCGTCGCGCTGACCCCTTACAACCTGGTCACCGCTCTCAGCGGCACGCTGATCGGCACCGTCGTCGGCCTGTTGCCCGGCCTCGGTCCGATCAACGGCGTGGCGTTGCTGATCCCGATCGCGTTCGCCCTCGGCCTGCCACCAGAATCAGCGTTGATCCTGCTGGCCGCGGTATACCTGGGTTGCGAATACGGCGGCCGGATCAGTTCGATCCTGCTGAACATTCCGGGCGAAGCGTCCACCGTCATGACCACCCTCGACGGCTACCCGATGGCCCGACAAGGCATGGCGGGCGTTGCATTGTCACTGTCGGCGTGGAGTTCGTTCATCGGCGCCTTTATTGCGACCTGCGGGATGGTGGTTTTCGCACCGATCCTGGCTAAATGGGCGATTGCCTTCGGTCCGGCGGAATACTTCGTCCTGATGGTGTTTGCGATTGTCTGTCTCGGCGGCATGGCGGGTGATCGCCCACTGAAGACTTTCATCGCAGCGTTGATCGGTCTGTTCCTCTCGACCGTCGGCATTGACGCCAACAGCGGTGTCTACCGCTTTACTGGGGACAACATCCACCTCACCGACGGCATTCAGTTTGTGGTGCTTGTGCTGGGCCTGTTCTCCATCAGCGAAATCCTGTTGCTGCTGGAAAAAACCCACCGGGGTCAGGAGGCGTTCCAGGCCACCGGCCGCATGATGTTCAACTTCAAGGAAGCCGCTTCGGTGTTCTGGGTGAACATGCGTTGCGGTGTGCTGGGTTTCATCATGGGCGTGCTGCCTGGTGCCGGCGCGACACTGGCCAGCGCCGTGGCCTACATGACCGAGAAACGTATCGCTGGCCCGAGCGGAAAATTCGGACAGGGCGACAAGCGTGGCCTGGCCGCTCCGGAAACCGCCATCGGTGCTGAAGCCTGCGGCGCGCTGGTGCCGATGCTGACGCTGGGTGTTCCCGGTTCGGGCACTACGGCGGTGATGATCGGTGCCTTGTCGCTGTACAACATCACGCCAGGCCCGCTGCTGTTCCAACAGCAACCGGACATCGTCTGGGGCCTGATCGCTTCGTTGTTTGTCGCCAACATTATGCTGGTGATCCTCAACATTCCGATGATCCGCATCTTCACCCGCATTCTTGCCGTGCCGAACTGGGCGCTGGTGCCGATGATCGCGATCATTACCGCCATCGGCGTGTTCGCGGTGCATGCCACCACCTTCGATCTGTTCCTGATGATTGGCATCGGCATCTTCGGCTACATCCTGCGCAAGCTAGACTTCCCGTTGTCGCCGGTTCTGCTGGGCTTCATCCTCGGAGGTTTGATGGAACAGAATCTGCGCCGGGCCCTGTCGATCTCCAACGGTTCGCTGGAGATTCTCTGGTCGAGCGGGATCACCATGGGCGTCTGGGCGTTGATCGCTGTGATGCTGCTGGTGCCGATCCTGCGGATCTGGCGCAAACGCTCGGTCGCTCGTCGCGCTATCGCCGATGTCTGA
- a CDS encoding AbrB family transcriptional regulator: MSDRTPFKAWWGTPLVGALGGYLASLVGWPLPWMVGSLLAIILVRCLTPWQLAEIPGGRKCGQWVVGIGIGLHFTPVVMEQVLSHFGLIFFGALVTSLSAIVGVWLMRRTGEDRATAFFSSMPGGSGEMVNLGARNGAVLSRVAAGQSLRVLVVVLCVPAAFKYLLGDGAPIVHPTAVNWWWLALLFPAGALAAWLWERLRQPNPWLFGPLLVSAAVSIGWDLHIGLPHGGSQIGQWLIGSGLGCHFNRQFFRRAPSFMGRTLIGTVLTMLIATAAALGLSALTHLDLRSLTLGMMPGGIAEMSLTAETLQLSVPLVTAMQVMRLLFVLFLAEPLFKYWNRVPDSDG; encoded by the coding sequence ATGTCTGATCGAACACCCTTCAAAGCCTGGTGGGGTACGCCGCTGGTCGGCGCGCTGGGCGGTTACCTGGCCAGCCTGGTCGGCTGGCCGCTGCCGTGGATGGTCGGCTCGTTGCTGGCAATCATCCTGGTGCGCTGCCTGACGCCCTGGCAATTGGCGGAAATCCCTGGCGGCCGCAAGTGCGGCCAGTGGGTGGTCGGCATCGGCATCGGTCTGCACTTCACCCCGGTGGTGATGGAGCAGGTGCTGAGCCACTTCGGTCTGATCTTCTTCGGTGCGCTCGTCACCAGCCTCTCGGCCATCGTCGGGGTCTGGTTGATGCGGCGCACCGGTGAGGATCGCGCCACCGCGTTCTTTTCCAGCATGCCCGGCGGCTCCGGCGAGATGGTCAACCTCGGCGCGCGCAATGGCGCCGTGCTCAGTCGCGTAGCGGCCGGGCAAAGCCTGCGGGTGCTGGTGGTGGTGCTGTGTGTGCCGGCGGCGTTCAAGTATTTGCTGGGCGACGGCGCGCCAATCGTTCATCCGACGGCCGTCAACTGGTGGTGGCTGGCCCTTCTATTCCCGGCAGGCGCGTTGGCAGCCTGGCTTTGGGAACGTCTTCGTCAACCCAACCCGTGGCTGTTCGGGCCGTTGCTGGTGAGCGCGGCGGTGAGCATTGGTTGGGATTTGCACATTGGCTTGCCCCACGGGGGCAGTCAGATTGGCCAATGGCTGATCGGCAGCGGCCTGGGTTGTCACTTCAATCGGCAGTTTTTCCGGCGGGCGCCTTCGTTTATGGGGCGGACCTTGATCGGAACGGTGCTGACGATGTTGATCGCCACGGCGGCGGCACTCGGGTTGAGTGCGCTGACACACCTGGATTTGCGTTCGCTGACCCTGGGCATGATGCCCGGCGGGATTGCGGAGATGAGCCTGACGGCGGAGACCCTGCAATTGTCGGTGCCATTGGTGACGGCGATGCAGGTGATGCGGTTGTTGTTTGTGTTGTTTCTGGCCGAGCCGTTGTTCAAGTATTGGAATCGGGTGCCGGATTCGGACGGATAG
- a CDS encoding response regulator: MRVLLVEDHLQLADSVAQALKSTGLTVDVLHDGVAADLALSSEEYAMAILDVGLPRMDGFEVLARLRARGKNLPVLMLTARSDVKDRVHGLNLGADDYLAKPFELTELEARVKALLRRSVLGGERQQTCGVLAYDLDTRRFTLGEELLTLTSREQAVLEALIARPGRVMSKEQLAAQVFGLDEEASPDAIEIYVHRLRKKLDGQPVAIVTFRGLGYLLESRDA; encoded by the coding sequence ATGCGTGTTCTGCTCGTCGAAGACCATCTGCAACTTGCCGACAGTGTCGCCCAGGCGCTCAAGAGCACCGGGTTGACCGTGGATGTGCTGCATGACGGTGTGGCCGCCGACCTGGCGTTGAGCAGCGAGGAATACGCCATGGCGATCCTCGACGTCGGCCTGCCGCGCATGGATGGTTTCGAAGTGCTGGCGCGCCTGCGGGCCCGGGGCAAGAACCTGCCGGTGCTGATGCTGACCGCGCGCAGCGACGTCAAGGACCGGGTCCATGGCTTGAACCTTGGCGCTGACGATTACCTGGCCAAGCCTTTCGAACTGACCGAACTCGAAGCCCGGGTCAAAGCCTTGCTGCGCCGCAGCGTGCTCGGCGGCGAGCGCCAGCAGACCTGCGGCGTGCTGGCTTACGATCTGGACACCCGGCGCTTCACCCTTGGCGAAGAATTGCTGACCCTGACCTCCCGCGAACAGGCGGTGCTCGAAGCCCTGATTGCCCGTCCCGGTCGGGTGATGAGCAAGGAGCAACTGGCTGCCCAGGTGTTCGGTCTGGACGAAGAAGCCAGTCCCGACGCCATCGAAATCTACGTCCACCGCTTGCGCAAGAAACTCGACGGCCAACCGGTCGCCATCGTGACCTTCCGCGGTCTCGGCTATTTGCTGGAAAGCCGCGATGCATAA